One Sodalis praecaptivus DNA segment encodes these proteins:
- the aroL gene encoding shikimate kinase AroL, with amino-acid sequence MTQPLFMVGARGCGKTTVGQALARVLGYAFTDTDEMLWRSTGKTVAEIVADEGWAGFRAKESEILTSVTQGQTVVATGGGIILSAANRHFMRARGTVVYLHVSAQELARRLQAYPDEEQRPSLTGKPMIEEIADVLAAREKLYQEAAHHILDASQAPDDVVYAILQQLYPSAAS; translated from the coding sequence ATGACACAGCCCCTATTTATGGTTGGTGCGCGCGGCTGCGGCAAGACCACGGTGGGTCAGGCATTAGCGCGGGTATTGGGATATGCATTTACCGATACCGACGAGATGTTGTGGCGGTCTACCGGCAAGACTGTGGCAGAGATCGTCGCTGATGAAGGCTGGGCGGGCTTTCGGGCAAAGGAGAGCGAAATCCTGACAAGCGTTACGCAAGGGCAAACCGTGGTGGCCACGGGCGGGGGTATTATTTTATCGGCGGCTAACCGACATTTCATGCGCGCGCGCGGCACCGTGGTGTATCTGCACGTGTCGGCGCAGGAGCTTGCGCGCCGTCTACAGGCGTACCCCGATGAGGAGCAGCGGCCCAGTTTGACGGGCAAACCGATGATTGAAGAGATCGCCGACGTGCTCGCCGCACGGGAAAAACTCTATCAAGAAGCGGCACATCACATATTGGACGCCAGTCAGGCGCCGGACGATGTGGTCTATGCCATTTTACAACAGCTCTATCCCAGCGCGGCGAGTTGA